The Vespula vulgaris chromosome 2, iyVesVulg1.1, whole genome shotgun sequence genome has a segment encoding these proteins:
- the LOC127061594 gene encoding protein PET100 homolog, mitochondrial produces the protein MGNWQLEVFKMSLYMAFPVIMFHYFNQPENFDEWVNKVKNEYYPKEDKEQRRMLEESIREHNRRIEQKQLEIMQRSINKNIS, from the coding sequence ATGGGAAATTGGCAATTAGAAGTTTTTAAAATGTCGTTATACATGGCATTTCCCGTAataatgtttcattattttaatcaaCCAGAAAATTTCGATGAATGGGTGAACAaggtaaaaaatgaatattatccgaaagaagataaagaacaaCGCAGGATGTTGGAAGAATCTATTAGAGAACATAATCGAAGAATAGAACAAAAGCAATTGGAAATTATGCAACGTTctattaataagaatatttcatga
- the LOC127061586 gene encoding uncharacterized protein LOC127061586, translating to MWKCHKCGKPVYFAERKQSLGYDWHPECLRCEECGKRLNPGQHAEHKGVPYCHVPCYGALFGPQLFGHGTRVESHTSFGKKEVRPSLPRSHLESKLKVFNQYYEGKSGGIRSREVNGRLILEGALRIYWGVRGVIHLKEDDDQRTVVTARNRNSCRRSVSEDLENEDKADVALKSTSECDTESNTKSVPQSPDHLKSLTLPMKLDVKTMEWDELDELLQVERKVDEGNKLYSTMPENLPSISSNAETPVHSSESSFDKTDSRDNSETSSPNHHVNRGNDSSINSTPTHSIGSSSSTDTPIYHGTPSRNGTLRRVEYFDNLEKNAIGNRSISTDDSWIEKGLNRSMSGPDCLQRHRTDSDTDSVNSLQFREDDNMTMSTDSGLELDGVVLRRKQGSTAIRRRPGGRRQSRSRLRRRCSINGHFYNRETSFFTPPHGSQMSVWVTSLVNTQEVINLMLDKYKVDAKSDNFALFVVRDNGEQRRLRDDEYPLEVRVVLGPHENVARLFLVDKLSTPEISSDVAQFLNLSLAECHGILQRYHYEEERQIVLLKEKYKEMRKRIKQRMEELKVRL from the exons ATGTGGAAGTGCCATAAATGTGGAAAACCTGTTTATTTTG CGGAACGTAAGCAATCTTTAGGATATGATTGGCATCCAGAGTGTTTACGCTGTGAGGAATGCGGAAAGCGTTTGAATCCTGGACAACATGCAGAG CACAAAGGAGTACCATACTGCCATGTTCCATGTTATGGTGCTCTTTTCGGGCCACAATTATTTGGTCACGGTACGAGAGTAGAATCACATACAAGttttggaaagaaagaagttcgTCCGTCGCTACCAAG GTCACATTTAGAATCAAAGTTGAAAGTTTTTAATCAGTATTACGAAGGTAAAAGTGGTGGAATCCGAAGTCGCGAG GTCAATGGAAGATTAATATTAGAAGGTGCCTTGAGAATATATTGGGGTGTTCGAGGTGTTATTCATTTGAAAGAAGACGACGATCAGCGTACTGTGGTTACTGCGCGTAACAGAAACTCTTGTAGACGTAGCGTTTCAGAG GATTTGGAGAACGAAGACAAAGCTGATGTAGCATTGAAGAGTACATCGGAATGTGATACGGAAAGTAATACAAAGTCGGTTCCTCAATCTCCCGATCATTTAAAAAGTTTGACTTTGCCTATGAAGTTGGATGTTAAAACCATGGAATGGGATGAATTAGACGAATTACTTCag GTCGAGCGAAAGGTAGACGAGGGTAATAAATTGTATTCGACGATGCCTGAAAATCTTCCATCTATAAGTTCTAATGCCGAAACGCCAGTTCATTCTTCCGAGTCAAGTTTCGATAAAACAGATTCTCGTGATAATTCCGAAACAAGTAGTCCTAACCATCACGTTAATAGGGGTAATGATAGTAGTATAAATAGTACACCGACACATAGCATTGGTAGTTCTTCCAGCACTGATACTCCTATTTATCATGGAACACCAAGCCGGAACGGTACTCTCCGTAGGGtagaatattttgataatttggAGAAGAATGCAATTGGTAATAGGTCTATTAGTACCGACGATAGTTGGATAGAAAAGGGTTTAAATCGTTCGATGTCAGGTCCAGATTGTCTTCAACGGCATCGTACGGACAGTGATACGGATTCTGTAAATTCTCTGCAATTTAGAGAAGACGATAACATGACAATGTCGACTGATAGTGGTTTGGAG TTGGACGGAGTTGTTCTGAGACGTAAACAAGGATCCACCGCAATTCGACGTAGACCAGGTGGTCGACGTCAATCACGTAGTCGATTAAGACGTCGTTGTTCTATAAATGGTCATTTCTATAATCGAGAAACTAGTTTCTTTACGCCACCACATGGTTCTCAAATGTCTGTTTGGGTTACAAGTTTAGTAAACACGCAAGAGGTTATTAATCTTATGCTCGACAAATATAAAGTGGACGCGAAGTCGGACAATTTTGCATTGTTCGTAGTGCGCGATAATGGTG AGCAAAGAAGGTTGAGAGACGACGAGTATCCGTTGGAAGTAAGAGTAGTATTGGGACCACATGAAAATGTAGCAAGATTATTTCTGGTCGATAAACTTTCTACACCTGAAATCAGTTCAGATGTCGCACAGTTCCTTAATCTTTCATTAGCAGAATGCCATGGTATATTGCAACGTTATCATTACGAGGAAGAACGACAAATTgtacttttaaaagaaaa ATACAAGGAGATgcgaaagagaataaaacagAGAATGGAGGAATTGAAGGTCCGATTGTAG